ctCCTTAATCATGTTTTTGTCCTTGACAAAGCACCCAAAATCCTCAAATACGACACGTCAACAAAACTGTGAAAATGAACCATTGAGTCCAAAAACCTGTAGTAAATGTCCAGCGTCCCATACCAGTTTGAATCACAACCGAGAATAACTAtgaatttttcaaataactttACTTGACGTTCTCAGCTTCTACTTCAATGATGATTACATTACAATATACATGCATTTTGATCCTAACACTTTCACCCCATATAGTTCAAATATTTTTTCCCAACACAAGTGTTAATTTGATTTGATCAACCAAATGATATCTAATAGCAATACATACCTTTTCACCAACTTTTTCTTGATGTTCTTTCACTTTCTCTTGCAATGTTTTCAACCTTCTATTCACCCTCAGTCGCTTTTCCTATTTAAGACAAAGCAATGAAAACCACAAGAGACAAGAGTATTCACCAAAGGAACAGAAAGAGTAACATCagtataaaaacaaaacatcgCTGAAAGAGGTATCCTGTTAAATTTTTAAGTAGAATATATCAAAGAGATTTATGCCAAATCATGCCTTCACATAGCTCACGCCAAGCTCATTTCTTGAGTAGCCACGATCCAAGTTCCGCAACACATATTGGTTATAGTCTTTGACAATCCTCATTATAACATCTGACGTGGATATTCCTTCAGTCCGTTTTGTTTCCTTAAACCTCCCAACAGATTTAACCTACACACAAAATTCACGGCTTATAGTACAAGCGAAAAGGGAAAGTGACTaggaaataataattaaaaacaaaaacattttgtcATACATACAAATTCATAAACATCATTGGCAGCACCACTGGCATCAGCATAACTGTGGACAATGGGTTGAGAAATGCAAAAGGGATTATCACAGTATGCATACATATGCAATGAAATGAATGGATCCAAATTGCCAGATTCACATGTTAATGCTGAAATATTATTCTTACGGAAGAGAGTCATGAGCTACATAGTCAATGTTGTGCTTGTCAAGAAACTCTTGATTAATAACCCAAGGGGCATCAGGAATAACTTCGTCCACCCATCTGCTCTCGAAATGAAaccaaaaagaaattgaaattgcGATTGAAATTGAAAGAGCTTAAGCAACAAGGTTCTGTTAACAAACTATCATACTTGCAGTGGCGCAGGGATTCGTATCGTTCGGCCTCTGTCATAACAGTTTTGCCTTTGTATTTGTGGGTGACCTCATCGTTGCAACAACCAACCAATAAGTATGTATTCGGAAACCTAAAATTCGAGAGTAAGCAAAAAAGTGTCTGTGAAGGGAACGGTGGCGAAactcttccttctttctttttttaccaATCTTCAATTAATTAGTTGATTATTCATCATTAATGGATTGACATAAAATGCATAATTGCGATTGATTAATCAGATCTCGGAGGGAAGGGACGAAAGAGGGTAATTAAGATTGAAGGAAGCAGCAAATGCAAAGGAATGAATAGGATGAAATGATGCATACGATTTCTTGGCTTGCTCGAGGGAGCGAGCGTGGCCAAAGTGGAAGAGATCGTAGATGCCGTCGGCGTACACTCGAACGGGACGGTCCTCCGAAGGCGACGTCGTTTTGGAATTCGACTGTTCGTTGTGATCTGCCATTCGCCTCTTCTCCTCTGCTCTGCCCCTCTTTTCCTTCGTAATTTCGCAGACGCCGTATGCGTTTTTTCTTTCTTCGCTATTTTTCCcgaaattctttttcttttttcctttttcttttattaaagtGTTCTTCTTTCCTAATCACGACGACTAAATCGTTGTTTTATAAACATTAATCGCTCACCACTTCTTTCCCTccccaatttttctttttaaacatttaatagcggaaaataaataatatataataggcttaattacctacttagtccccatgttggGAGGTAATTTGCTATttagtacccagttttaaaaatgtaggcatttgatacctatgttttgaaatttgtatcaattgaatcctacccacCTAATGCCGTTATAATTGATAACGTTTTTCtgactgtgtatgtgatttTTGCGAACGTGGCACTGAGGTTGCTTAATTGAGTTGACGTGGCAGGCTGATTTGGGAATTTGAAATGGGGTCACGTTTTTAAAATTGGGGAAAAAAACTAGGGTTTTATTTTCGTAACGTTCAAGAGGGctaattagggttttttttacAGGTAGGTAGCAGCAGAGGTGAAAGAGGTGAACTGAGGTGGGGGTGGCCTTCGTTGTTTGGTTGGTGTGAAGTGGGTGCCCTATGTTGAGTAACTATTGTTTTTTTCTGAGGTGAAGAAGATCGCAGAGGTGGGGTGCCCTTCGTTGTTTGCTTCGTCTGAGGTGGGTGTCGTATCCCTGTTGTCTTCTCTGATTGTGGTTCATTTTTGGGGTTGGGGTTGTTTTGTTGGTGTGGACGACGACGCAATGTCAACGAATGACTGTTCGTCTTGCTCACGGGGGAGCTGTCGTGGTGCTTCATCAAGAGGAATGCTTGGCACACAAATATGCTATTGTGGAGAGCTTGTCGTATTGAGAGTCGCGAAAACTGCTAAGAACCAAGGCAAGCCTTTTTGGGGCTGCCCTAATTACAAGGTTTCTTCCCTTCGtggtgttttttatttttggatacATTTATTTGGTTTTACCTGAGATGATTTTGGTTTATTGTTTTGTACAGCGTAGTCGAAATGAAGAAGTGCGAGGAtgtaatttcttcaaatggGCCAGTGAAGATAATGTTGATAAAAGGGATACTACAATTGGGTGGCAAAGGAGAAGGATTATGAATTTGGAAAAATCACTTTTGGTTTGTCAGAGAAGGGAGAAGGTCTTCATCTGGATGTTATGTTTGATGGGGTTGATTAATATCGTCTTTGTATGTGTTATGTTTAGGGTTTAGTTGAAGTGTTGTATCAGTTACATTTTGTGATGAAGAACTTAGTTAAATTGTGAAGAAGTTACTTAAATTGTAATGAGATTGTGCTTCTAATGCCATTgtatttaatgaagaagatggttATATTAGAATGTAATTTTCAGAGAAGTGTTATGTTTATGGGAAGAAGTACCAAATCGTTATAATTTTCAAAGAAgtgttataataatttaactCACTTAGACTAAGAATAATCTCTTTTTAGTATGGCTGAAGTACACTTTACAATTATACTCAGACCCAAGTGGAAAAACAGCATCCACTgagcatggacgagcgtcccactTCTCGATGTCGAGCGTCCACTAAGCGGTTGTGGACGACCGTGGTCTTAGTTCGCTGAACGAGCCTCCTCTTCTGCCTTattgggcgttcgcttcgctggacgaacgtcctcttctgctTGACTGGGCGTTCggttcgctggacgagcgtcctcttctgcctcactgggcgttcgcttcgctggacgagcgtcctcttctgcctcactgggcgttcgctttgctggacgagcgtcctcttctgcctcactgggcgttcgcttcgctggacgagcctCCTCTTCTGCCTCACTGAGCGTTGGTTGTCGTGGCGAGCGTgaattggacgttcgttctcGTGGCGAGCGTTTGTTAAgttcaaaatatcaaatcagCCAATACAATATGACAGAAACTACATCAGAAAACATCACATATCATCCAAAATAGTTCAGATATCATCCAAAATGTATACATTGTTAAGTGCAACATACACTACAGAAAGCAAAGCAACAGTATTTAAAGTCAAAGTACATATCCAAAATAGAACAAAGATGTACTTAATGTTCGAAACTACAACAATCTAAAGTTGTGCTGTGATTTCATCAGTCTGGGGTTCTTGAGTTATCTGACTTGCTTGAGTTGGGTCTGGTGTACGTTCTTCGTTTGATTGTTCACTTGGTTGAGAAGGGTGTGGGTAGTGTTGTTGTTGACTTCTCTGTGGGCACTTAGTTTTTCTATGACCAAGTTCTCTACATATGGAACATCTCTTAGGGATTCCTTTTTTTCCAAGTTGTGTATCATCCTTTTTTTGCTCCCAACTCTCGAGCCTTCATTTCTTTTTTGGTCTACCTGGCAACACCCGTTTTGGTGGAGGCAAAATATCAGGATATGAAGTCCTTTGCCATAGATCAAGTCCATTGAGAGGGAAAATGATTGGAATGTACGTTTCTTCATAGGTGGAGGTTCTGAACCAGTGCGAGATGAAGTCTTCTGGATTCATGTTCAAAAACCTCATTGCTGTGAGTGCATGAGAGCAAGGAATTCCTGATACAGTCCACTTTCTACAGCTACAGTCTCTTTTGTCTAAATCAACTGCATACTTTTCAGCTATGTTGGATGTATGGCAGATCTCAAATATTTGCATCCCTGACCAACTGCAAAATCATAAACAATTCTGATACAAAT
This window of the Vigna angularis cultivar LongXiaoDou No.4 chromosome 7, ASM1680809v1, whole genome shotgun sequence genome carries:
- the LOC108322755 gene encoding choline-phosphate cytidylyltransferase 2, with the protein product MADHNEQSNSKTTSPSEDRPVRVYADGIYDLFHFGHARSLEQAKKSFPNTYLLVGCCNDEVTHKYKGKTVMTEAERYESLRHCKWVDEVIPDAPWVINQEFLDKHNIDYVAHDSLPYADASGAANDVYEFVKSVGRFKETKRTEGISTSDVIMRIVKDYNQYVLRNLDRGYSRNELGVSYVKEKRLRVNRRLKTLQEKVKEHQEKVGEKIQIVAKTAGMHRNEWVENADRWVAGFLEMFEEGCHKMGTAIRDRIQERLRRQLSSDGTLRLENGKVDKDDDEEEYYYDEEDDSDEEFFEEYYNDDELNPQNNGKDENKK